A stretch of bacterium DNA encodes these proteins:
- the htpX gene encoding protease HtpX produces the protein MILRQGALMAKRIILFLAVNFLVVMTISVLLNVFGVRPYLTQYGLNYTSLAIFCLIWGMAGSLISLALSRQMAKWTMGVQVLDPQSSGADEQRLIQTVHHLAQSAGLRDMPEVGVYDSPELNAFATGPTKSRSLVAVSTGLLRSMNYEEVEGVLGHEITHIANGDMVTMTLLQGVVNAFVMFLSRVIAYAIAVAMRSERDSRGLSTGIFYLVSFLLEIVFMILGSIVVAWFSRFREYRADQGGAMLAGRQKMIGALRALQRNYEVVDPKRNAAIETMQISGRGSGLMRLFASHPPLELRIQRLQEAA, from the coding sequence ATGATTCTTCGACAAGGAGCGCTCATGGCCAAACGAATCATCCTCTTCCTCGCCGTCAATTTCCTGGTGGTGATGACCATCTCGGTGCTGCTGAACGTCTTCGGGGTCCGCCCCTACCTGACTCAGTACGGCTTGAACTACACCTCGCTGGCGATCTTCTGTCTCATCTGGGGCATGGCCGGCTCCTTGATCTCGCTGGCCCTCTCCCGCCAAATGGCCAAGTGGACGATGGGCGTCCAAGTGCTCGACCCTCAAAGCTCCGGCGCCGACGAGCAAAGGCTGATCCAAACCGTCCACCATCTCGCGCAAAGCGCCGGCCTACGCGACATGCCCGAAGTCGGCGTCTACGATTCGCCGGAGTTGAATGCCTTCGCCACCGGGCCGACCAAATCGCGGTCCTTGGTGGCGGTCTCGACCGGCCTGCTGCGCTCGATGAACTATGAGGAGGTCGAAGGCGTCCTGGGTCACGAGATCACCCATATCGCCAACGGCGACATGGTTACGATGACCCTGCTCCAAGGGGTGGTGAACGCCTTCGTGATGTTTCTCTCGCGGGTCATCGCCTACGCCATCGCCGTCGCCATGCGCAGCGAGCGCGACAGCCGCGGCCTCTCGACCGGCATTTTCTACTTGGTGAGCTTCCTCTTGGAAATCGTCTTCATGATCTTGGGCTCGATCGTGGTGGCCTGGTTCTCGCGCTTCCGCGAGTACCGGGCCGACCAGGGCGGCGCCATGCTCGCCGGCCGGCAAAAGATGATCGGCGCCCTGCGAGCCTTGCAGCGCAATTACGAGGTCGTCGATCCCAAGCGCAACGCCGCCATCGAAACCATGCAGATCTCGGGCCGGGGCTCGGGGCTGATGCGGCTCTTCGCCTCCCACCCGCCGCTCGAGCTGCGGATTCAGCGGCTGCAAGAGGCGGCTTAG